Proteins co-encoded in one Capsicum annuum cultivar UCD-10X-F1 chromosome 9, UCD10Xv1.1, whole genome shotgun sequence genomic window:
- the LOC124887172 gene encoding uncharacterized protein LOC124887172 encodes MYYLLPNEEDPIRTVKSKNFIDRVIFLVVVARLRFDAQGVKIFSDKIRLFLFVTQERTKRASANRLADTMKTITSVTKEISRSFLINKVLPAIKAKWPSEDLNSTIFIQQDNARTHIQPNDEEFCRATTQDGFDIRLMCQPPNSPYLNVLDLGFFRSTQSLQHKENFKSIDDLVAAVIKSYEDFSTEKSNYIFLTTQSCIMEIMKVKGSHDYKIQHLSKSNSARNGQLPVQLKFDSKLVQKTFVYLG; translated from the coding sequence ATGTATTATTTACTGCCTAATGAAGAAGATCCAATCCGCACTGTCAAGAGCAAAAATTTCATCGACAGAGTTATATTTTTAGTTGTTGTAGCTCGTCTTAGATTTGATGCACAAGGAGTAAAAATATTCTCCGATAAAATTAGATTGTTTCTTTTTGTTACACAAGAACGAACTAAAAGAGCTAGTGCAAATAGACTTGCGGACACTATGAAAACAATAACCTCGGTAACCAAAGAAATTTCACGATCATTCTTGATTAATAAAGTACTTCCTGCTATCAAGGCTAAATGGCCTAGCGAAGATTTAAATTCTACAATATTCATTCAACAAGATAATGCAAGAACGCACATTCAACCTAATGACGAGGAATTTTGTCGAGCAACGACACAAGATGGATTCGATATTCGCTTGATGTGTCAACCACCCAATTCTCCATATTTGAATGTCTTAGACCTTGGATTTTTCAGATCTACCCAGTCTCTACAACACaaggaaaattttaaaagtattgaTGATCTTGTTGCGGCTGTTATAAAATCATATGAAGATTTTTCAACAGAGAAGTCCAATTATATTTTTCTAACAACGCAGTCATGTATAATGGAGATCATGAAAGTAAAAGGTTCACATGATTACAAGATTCAACATCTTAGTAAAAGTAATTCAGCAAGGAATGGTCAGCTTCCAGTACAATTGAAATTTGATTCAAAATTAGTACAAAAAACTTTCGTTTatttaggttaa